The following DNA comes from cyanobiont of Ornithocercus magnificus.
CAAGGCCGAAGCCACACGCCCCTCAAACGTGCGTGTCTACCAATTCCACCACATCCGCGTGGCTGACGGCTTCCCTTCTCAAGATGCCATCGATCTGGACACTATATGCTCACGCCTGTTAAACTCTCGCCAGAAAAGGCAACCGCAGCTGATACGATCCGCCTCAGCTGAAAGCGCTGCGGATGCCCATCGGCAAGGTGCTGATCGCCAACCGCGGCGAGATTGCTCTACGGATTATCCGGAGCTGCCGCGAACTATCAATTTCGACGGTGGCTGTATACAGCACTGTCGACCGCAATGCCTTACATGTACAGCTAGCTGATGAAGCTGTCTGTGTTGGAGATGCTCCTAGCAGCCGCAGCTACCTGAACGTCCACAATATCCTGGCAGCGGCTACCTCGCGACAGGTAGATGCAATACACCCTGGCTACGGCTTCTTAGCTGAGAGCGACCGCTTTGCCGAGATGTGCCACGACCACAACATTATCTTCATCGGTCCGTCACCAGCTGCTATTCGCTCGATGGGAGACAAGTCAACTGCCAAGAGCACGATGAGCTCAGTGGGCGTTCCGACTGTGCCTGGCAGTGATGGTTTGCTGCAATCACCAGCTGTGGCTGCCAAACTGGCCAATTCGATGGGTTATCCCGTAATGATTAAGGCCACTGCTGGTGGTGGTGGCCGCGGTATGCGTCTTGTGCCAGGACCCGATCAACTCGAAAGTCTCTTTAGAGCGGCTCAGGGAGAGGCTGAGGCTGCATTCGGTAATCCGGGCCTCTATATGGAAAAGTTTATCGACCGTCCGCGACACGTTGAAGTACAGGTACTAGCAGATCGTCACGGCCATGTAGTCCATCTTGGCGAGCGCGATTGCTCTATTCAGCGGCGACACCAGAAGCTTCTCGAAGAGGCACCCAGCCCTGTGCTTGACCCTGATCTACGTCTTCGCATGGGTGAGGCTGCTGTATCAGCGGCACGAAGCATTAGTTATGAGGGAGCAGGCACTGTCGAGTTCCTCCTCGACCGAAATGGTGGCTTCTACTTCATGGAAATGAACACGCGTATCCAAGTAGAGCATCCTGTGACTGAGATGGTCACAGGAATCGACCTGATTGCGGAGCAACTGCGGATTGCCGCGGGCGAGCCTATAAGCGTACGACAGGAAGAGATTGCCTTGCGTGGTCATGCAATCGAATGCCGCATTAATGCAGAAGATGCACGACATAACTTCCGCCCAGCCCCAGGCAAGATCACAGGTTGGCTACCGCCTGGCGGCCCTGGAGTGCGGGTAGATAGCCATGTCTATACTGGCTATGAGATCCCACCATTCTATGACTCACTAATTGGCAAGTTGATTGTTTGGGGACGCGATAGAGAGGCAGCATTGACACGGATGCGTCGTGCTCTCAATGAGTGTGCTGTTACTGGAATACCTACCACAGTAGACTTCCACCTGAGACTTCTTGACCGTCCAGAGTTTCGTCAAGGTA
Coding sequences within:
- a CDS encoding acetyl-CoA carboxylase biotin carboxylase subunit, with translation MPIGKVLIANRGEIALRIIRSCRELSISTVAVYSTVDRNALHVQLADEAVCVGDAPSSRSYLNVHNILAAATSRQVDAIHPGYGFLAESDRFAEMCHDHNIIFIGPSPAAIRSMGDKSTAKSTMSSVGVPTVPGSDGLLQSPAVAAKLANSMGYPVMIKATAGGGGRGMRLVPGPDQLESLFRAAQGEAEAAFGNPGLYMEKFIDRPRHVEVQVLADRHGHVVHLGERDCSIQRRHQKLLEEAPSPVLDPDLRLRMGEAAVSAARSISYEGAGTVEFLLDRNGGFYFMEMNTRIQVEHPVTEMVTGIDLIAEQLRIAAGEPISVRQEEIALRGHAIECRINAEDARHNFRPAPGKITGWLPPGGPGVRVDSHVYTGYEIPPFYDSLIGKLIVWGRDREAALTRMRRALNECAVTGIPTTVDFHLRLLDRPEFRQGNVHTKFVEQEMLD